One Stigmatella aurantiaca genomic window carries:
- a CDS encoding imm11 family protein, which produces MSKRFFKLADNVYVPHRWDLGTPVDHQDRQVDDRPFTCGTPVPITSRLRIPVENAGKPLDFTEASVGLPVVHVRVASMFAELAPDDVQLIPVDVEGQPDQYLILVAKRLIRCIDEQASRIQLWTHENGVPDMVGKYFSVRDLRIDRTQVGSAQVFRPEGWTVALIVSGEIKDALERMGATGVRFQEV; this is translated from the coding sequence ATGTCCAAGCGCTTCTTCAAGCTCGCCGACAATGTGTATGTCCCGCACCGTTGGGATCTCGGCACGCCGGTGGATCATCAGGATCGGCAGGTGGATGACAGGCCGTTCACGTGCGGAACACCTGTTCCCATCACGAGCCGCTTGAGAATTCCCGTCGAGAACGCAGGAAAGCCGCTGGATTTCACGGAGGCGAGCGTCGGTCTGCCGGTGGTCCATGTCCGGGTTGCATCCATGTTCGCGGAGCTGGCCCCGGACGATGTGCAGCTCATTCCCGTGGACGTGGAGGGCCAACCGGATCAGTACCTCATCCTCGTGGCCAAACGCCTCATCCGCTGTATCGACGAACAGGCGTCCCGGATTCAGCTCTGGACCCACGAAAATGGGGTTCCGGACATGGTCGGGAAGTATTTCTCCGTGCGTGACTTGCGCATCGACCGGACCCAGGTGGGAAGCGCCCAGGTGTTCCGCCCCGAAGGGTGGACGGTCGCGCTCATCGTCTCCGGAGAGATCAAGGACGCCTTGGAGCGCATGGGCGCCACGGGCGTGAGGTTTCAGGAGGTCTGA
- a CDS encoding AHH domain-containing protein, which produces MSLWRMLWTAEALFLVLLVGCGSLPRGARVEHLGQGKTVVHILRTADLPPVTVEKEEFRQAMRQLARGVRLTGTPRQTAEKAFQMAPQSGNYLYLPRDKKLVPLGPGEPLAGTLTKQDLELAERYRLWCQRVHSVYGDCLGGALVGGRYLDMQGRYVWALSLSKSPVLEEMKQALGETVEFRALIHAALWTLGSMLLILALNPVAPALVAAVGVGMILYVGYGTLRNLVTGWLELMEGVKGATTFEQIREAGERFGRIIGRESARALALLLVAAIGATAQQFAARVPTLPGSAQVAIQAEDTARISLTALGAVEEIALTAEGVSVTVAATAMTMGTRGGGGKGPCIETHHIATICNDKSTARGGPWTPRFRRIFARAGMTLDDPANRTPLPGHYGPHPERYHEAVHEALNSSTATCRSIMECRAMLKEALKELAKQIATPGTELNQLVVRQQPR; this is translated from the coding sequence ATGAGCCTGTGGCGGATGCTGTGGACGGCCGAAGCGCTGTTCCTCGTATTGCTCGTGGGGTGCGGCAGCCTCCCGAGAGGGGCCCGCGTGGAGCATCTCGGCCAGGGCAAAACCGTTGTCCACATTCTCCGCACGGCGGATCTGCCACCCGTCACGGTGGAGAAAGAGGAATTCCGGCAGGCCATGAGGCAACTGGCGCGTGGGGTGCGGTTGACAGGCACACCACGCCAGACGGCCGAGAAGGCGTTTCAAATGGCCCCGCAGAGCGGCAACTACCTCTACCTGCCGAGAGACAAAAAGCTGGTGCCGCTGGGGCCGGGCGAGCCCTTGGCGGGGACGTTGACGAAACAGGACTTGGAGCTGGCGGAACGCTACAGGCTTTGGTGCCAGCGCGTTCACAGCGTCTACGGCGACTGTCTTGGTGGCGCACTGGTGGGTGGGCGCTACTTGGACATGCAAGGCCGCTACGTCTGGGCGCTGTCCCTGAGCAAGAGCCCGGTACTGGAGGAAATGAAGCAGGCGCTGGGAGAGACGGTGGAGTTTCGCGCGCTCATCCACGCAGCGCTCTGGACCTTGGGCTCCATGTTGCTGATCTTGGCGCTGAATCCTGTGGCTCCGGCGCTGGTGGCGGCCGTGGGCGTCGGGATGATTCTGTATGTGGGCTACGGCACGCTTCGCAATCTCGTGACGGGTTGGCTTGAGTTGATGGAAGGGGTGAAGGGGGCCACCACTTTCGAGCAGATCCGCGAGGCGGGGGAGCGCTTCGGAAGGATCATCGGGCGAGAGTCCGCGCGGGCACTCGCCCTGTTGCTGGTAGCGGCCATCGGCGCGACAGCGCAGCAGTTCGCGGCGCGTGTGCCGACGCTGCCCGGCTCGGCGCAGGTGGCCATTCAGGCCGAGGACACTGCGCGCATCTCGCTGACCGCCTTGGGCGCGGTCGAAGAAATCGCGCTCACGGCGGAGGGCGTGAGCGTGACGGTGGCAGCCACCGCGATGACGATGGGGACTCGGGGCGGTGGTGGGAAGGGGCCCTGCATCGAGACGCATCACATCGCCACCATCTGCAACGACAAGTCCACCGCGCGCGGTGGCCCGTGGACGCCGCGATTCCGCCGCATCTTCGCCAGAGCGGGAATGACGCTGGATGACCCGGCCAACAGAACGCCTCTGCCGGGGCACTACGGACCGCACCCTGAGCGGTATCACGAGGCCGTTCATGAGGCACTGAACTCGTCGACGGCGACTTGTCGCAGCATTATGGAGTGCCGGGCAATGCTGAAAGAGGCGCTGAAGGAACTGGCGAAGCAAATCGCCACCCCGGGAACAGAATTGAACCAGCTCGTCGTCCGGCAGCAGCCACGTTAA